From a single Miscanthus floridulus cultivar M001 chromosome 8, ASM1932011v1, whole genome shotgun sequence genomic region:
- the LOC136469382 gene encoding uncharacterized protein yields the protein MAIPNYTYLKLKMPGPNGVITVGSTYEHAYDCDVECVEYAEAVIEGEALIVNLDQLGSEAPHSKRRAGTFEPAEAVKLVLVDPTCSSDRALRISATLDNK from the coding sequence atggcgatccccaactacacctacctcaagctcaagatgccaggcccaaacggcgtcatcaccgttgggtccacgtatgagcatgcatacgactgcgatgttGAATGtgtcgagtacgccgaggctgtCATTGAGGGCGaggccctcatcgtcaacctcgaccagcTCGGCAGTGAAGCACCCCACTCTAAGCGTCGAGCCGGGACATTCGAGCCAGCAGAAGCCGTCAAGCTCGTcctggtcgaccccacctgctccagcgaccgagcactaaggatcagcgccaccctcgacaacaaatag